In the genome of Plasmodium yoelii strain 17X genome assembly, chromosome: 14, one region contains:
- a CDS encoding GTPase, putative, giving the protein MLNAKTSKIYCILFILFLYINTILTWCFIHIKSQTKSLDYPRTRIYENINKKEDLEYKPFKNISFNKLKTSLKNFLVSNKKINISDVKYVSFLGKYYNYEKIDNYGVNEICILGRSNVGKSTFLRNFIKYLINVNDNTNIKVSKRSGCTRSINLYSFENAKKKKLFILTDMPGLGYAEGIGEKKMEYLKKNLDDYVYLRNQICLFFILIDMSVDIQKIDISLVDSIRKTGIPLRVICTKCDKFNGNVNHRLNGIKTFYKLEKTPIHISKFSNHNYINIFKEIQYHCNLGNS; this is encoded by the exons ATGCTAAATGCCAAAACTAGTAAAATTTATTGTatcctttttattttgtttttatacaTTAACACCATTCTCACATGGTGTTTTATACATATCAAGTCTCAAACCAAATCTTTGGATTATCCCAGAACAAGAATATATGAAA atataaataaaaaagaagacCTAGAATACAAACCCTTTAAAAACATCAGCTTTAATAAACTTAAAACAAGTTTAAAAAACTTTCTCGTttcaaacaaaaaaattaacatatcCGATGTTAAGTATGTTTCTTTTCTAG gTAAATATTACAATTACGAAAAAATTGATAACTATGGAGTTAAtgaaatatgcatattaggAAGGAGTAATGTTGGAAAATCAACATTTTTAAGAAATTTCATAAAGTATCTTATAAACGTAAATGATAATACAAACATTAAAGTGTCAAAACGTAGTGGGTGCACAAGatcaataaatttatattcctttgaaaatgcaaaaaaaaaaaaattatttattctaACGGATATGCCAGGTTTAGGTTATGCTGAAGGAATTGGGGAGAAAAAAATGGagtatttgaaaaaaaacttAGATGATTATGTATACTTAAGAAAtcaaatttgtttattttttatattaattgaTATGAGTGTTGATATCCAAAAAATTGATATTTCCTTGGTGGATTCCATTCG AAAAACGGGTATCCCACTTCGTGTAATTTGTACCAAATGCGACAAATTTAATGGGAATGTTAACCATCGACTTAACGGGATAAAAACTTTTTATAAACTTGAAAAAACTCCCATACatatatcaaaattttcCAATCACAACTA tataaacatatttaaagAAATTCAGTATCATTGCAATTTGGGTAATTCATAA
- a CDS encoding proteasome activator complex subunit 4, putative: MTNEENITTELNDGNGENGKNIFESNIINTFRELNDYSKYFPKKIKDNVIKEKYEILKEIKKLATLKKTTSYNITSIIKLFNAYEIINTEKHKSFHFYIFMIKYLWNSFQNKNVSPNLKTYICQVISNILKNIKKYILYNFFFDYDQKLLQKDNDENCKSCEEDIENKSDVTDNSYIEVSGEYFKEYETVIEESDIESSINEANMQSLSDLYYVTDNGIYEKNEEVDSFLNKQIIINGMDESFRFYIQKRIFDIIDYNYLFGLLYDYLIGDVKSSDGSNQCSHNVYKNYIGSVLSILINLKNFCYYNKDVHNLLLNFSFNNLYPTKYEEYKSMIDTQSLDSTQKEYENDPMKLLVNTKIDENINKECKKFAHDEKKKSEMEIKENKSTNNNNNNDVLKFNIDVCQYNVEDLEICIRYNTIFLNIMILSQLSSDDLCYKLIKDKKLLYLYKKVKKFNWHSINFSFVKIIYRGLKYSYLYNIDIENEIREIFNILLFLFLFYIKLPSNIQINACKYHIPDEYSLLINYDDSVIKLISKIFVYLLNKKYVKPERGDKNGEKTEKNQSELIDIFLHHLNDNNFSVNDPEGLYYKDDIGTMSILKNVDIYDFINVINSLFIPHIHPSNVGKHVGNISIFINHFLYSFIRKLKRENIYLKKINSIYNNDMNNNSNSSLSNNWGEKKECIFNYINNYFITEEDKNFVVEKFTELAIQGMFPKSIKGTSLFENILKHLCTIDVNCLDVFIKKILEGLINVNISTQICNCLFCLCLLLPLLIKYKSKYLKDILYVMNMGIDICDIYKSFTIFSFLSILFSYIPIIKINRDINEDDYKYVIAEYKKFENENIGIDNFNGNNDNNLLLGLENIIMNHSKKHLTDQEIKLLIKERKEFVDYLCYWVYEFFDKILYFIKYTQNEQPKGNKKQNSESKEEKLENDLHSGLKTTIISLFIRLDHDIAYELCLQFLNNIDQENSKALSMIPYAIGMIKNRKIFDTVFNAFYKMVITKKQKKVTGVSNCTDNEKTKNMKEGNCDHNITIVYSRNEYSNDDTVKCYLHFLANFIRRANKGFVNEEEIYKLIEIYILEKNNSVFKYVCKIIYRFLEYKFNFTVKNYSNFEINEIIDERDKIASLASWCVPWHKNVFMGKQNNEKNTTNTKLAEDIAYNNLALKGKDKQDIESLIKWNIPSIEDVKAGKKLIFLILDYIIDLLLQYNIPINTPNLVKYIEERKLKNNKFEWKFTLDYLNIISRIYKLIKAIVKAVSTLYPDERYNYDKLLTKCHIIDTKLFFYIYIYISEIIIILSVHVLKLPEQVLEISSYVNYSNNKGGSKSCIKSDVNNCNKHDGSKKSIDIEEKENKNKLREEFFSNVINNREKDIKADAKMQRKLIKIIHFILLKTNDGDNANSYNEYINSVLSFTYNIYPFSFNYDIIKSQYVNNIFYLFNERLKQRKKNYSFTGFREQLCNILFFINLSIYSQVRTYAQNTIKTILPTFKIIKVPFLNICYFYLKNYVILYTNIKGTQKETCGQNNDLNEKDSIIEIGQINSDEIDNGSNKDDSSTNINRLQTLKSFNDLNNSDYFENKCISCFNSIIITISNNSGLIKKISADMSLLKKYIKVIINILRLEIEKEDIKLKCMKFIYSIINNRFIKEEGILQKRKKNSNASSTSTTKHKSKDQLFLFLKKQIEHENNNVYTHIVILSFFICFNDFAIKNYLQFYFNYLLENLSIKKNVNVYNLAFFGFVKLLRSVTILINAGMSIQNVANPVNENELDSVTNKNEFLFPEFISSTFKNEDIYHNFVEICIYKNLKSKKKNNSINSIIINLSKVQKSFKGFSQINESHLKDFYSYYIFFKFLVKLQNSYNGIIENNTNEINNTDNVTTSSKVSNCDDNINYIGKIIPILKKLQMDEHVDNEYKSTLISLICPLLLALRKFKNEKERCKIITDLVTLMESEISIVNMEVFNFWLYYFHLLFINIKKKYINIYEKLFDFCLNFHFKDASSLVVKKKAQLLNIMITYSIHKNNHLIDKHIINYLKLINNDNITTRQIIGDLLTCILYVLYDNKYYKHLKNIYYNILLYLYNLSNNVVNYLQTEQNIHKQSIHIYTLETLAYLTINLFTNKCMYVINNISIQFLKMFILSSYLIDNFINGLANKAINCLLCPSLYLFRPIESDLCNMNKINCDNSILENEQNNYFNWEILYKMNENEDKKEEDFNKLLEAKKENFDKYMAEETNTLLVNSLVFLINKKDWKVRNSTLQFCFYFYSYYCIYYYNKKESAILLNIFISMLNDSYVEIQNISRQILSSVFCYYDNKILEKISQFFLNITKEHQKNIQNSSHDNNIDKNITKIIDKKKNIAIYALISIVNSFPNFVPNWLPNILITVARMSNTATHVIKKEIEKCIQNFLRTHKDEWEYKYKTIFTEDQLNILDMYRGGLNYFT, encoded by the coding sequence ATGACGAACGAAGAAAATATTACTACCGAATTAAATGATGGCAATGGGGAAAATGGTAAAAACATATTTGAgtctaatattataaatacgTTCAGAGAGTTAAATGATTATAGTAAATATtttcctaaaaaaataaaggatAATGTgattaaagaaaaatatgaaatactaaaagaaattaaaaaattagcaACATTAAAAAAGACCACTTCTTATAATATTAcatcaataattaaattatttaatgcatacgaaataattaatacagaaaaacataaatcttttcatttttatatttttatgattaaatatttatggaactcatttcaaaataaaaatgtcagtcctaatttaaaaacatatatttgtCAAGTTATTTccaatattttaaaaaatataaaaaaatatattttatataattttttttttgattatgATCAAAAATTATTGCAAAAAGACAATGACGAAAATTGCAAATCGTGTGAAGAAGATATAGAAAACAAGAGTGATGTTACAGATAATAGTTATATTGAAGTAAGTGGCGAATATTTTAAAGAATATGAAACTGTTATTGAAGAAAGTGATATAGAAAGTAGTATAAATGAAGCTAATATGCAATCATTAAGTGACTTATATTATGTCACAGATAATggaatttatgaaaaaaatgaagaagttGACTCTTTTCtaaacaaacaaataataattaatggAATGGATGAATCTTTTCGTTTCTACATTCAAAAAAGAATATTTGATATAATagattataattatttgtttGGTTTGTTGTATGATTATTTGATTGGTGATGTCAAAAGTAGTGATGGTAGTAATCAGTGTAGTCACAATgtgtataaaaattatattggTTCTGTATTAAGTATccttattaatttaaaaaacttTTGTTATTACAATAAAGATgtacataatttattattaaatttttcttttaataatttgtatCCTACAAAATATGAAGAATATAAAAGTATGATAGACACACAAAGTTTGGACAGTACACAGAAAGAATATGAAAATGATCCTATGAAACTGCTGgtaaatacaaaaattgatgaaaatattaacaagGAGTGTAAGAAATTTGCacatgatgaaaaaaaaaaatctgaaatggaaataaaagaaaacaaAAGTACGaacaataataacaataacgacgtattaaaatttaatatagatgTATGTCAATATAATGTCGAAGATTTAGAAATATGCATACGATATAAtaccatatttttaaatatcatGATATTAAGTCAGTTGTCTTCTGATGATTTATGTTATAAATTAATCAAAGATAAAaaacttttatatttatataaaaaagtgaaaaaatttaattggcatagtataaatttttcatttgttAAGATAATATATAGGGgattaaaatattcatatttatataacatcgatatagaaaatgaaatacgagaaatatttaacatattgttatttttatttttgttttatataaaattaccaAGTAATATACAGATAAATGCTTGTAAATATCATATTCCTGATGAGTATTCACTATTAATTAATTATGATGATAGTGTAATCAAATtaatttcaaaaatatttgtttatttactTAATAAAAAGTATGTAAAACCGGAACGAGGAGataaaaatggtgaaaaaaCTGAAAAAAATCAATCCGAACTCATTGACATTTTTTTACATCATTTAAACGACAATAATTTTTCTGTTAATGATCCAGAGGGATTATATTATAAGGACGATATTGGAACAATgtctattttaaaaaatgtggaTATATAcgattttataaatgttattaaTTCCTTGTTTATCCCACACATTCATCCATCGAATGTAGGAAAGCATGTAGGAAATATAAGCATATTtattaatcattttttatatagttttataaGAAAGTTGAAAagggaaaatatatatttaaaaaaaattaacagtatttataataatgatatgaACAATAATAGCAATTCTTCATTGTCTAATAATTGGggggaaaaaaaagaatgtatttttaattatataaataattatttcatAACAGAAGAGGATAAAAATTTTGTGGTTGAAAAATTTACAGAATTAGCAATACAAGGTATGTTTCCTAAAAGCATTAAAGGGACAagtttatttgaaaatatattaaagcatTTATGTACAATTGATGTAAATTGTTTAGatgtatttataaaaaaaatattagaagGCTTAataaatgttaatatatCTACGCAAATCTGcaattgtttattttgtctatgcttattattaccattattaattaaatacaaGTCAAAGTATTTAAAGGACATATTATATGTTATGAATATGGGTATAGACATTTGCGACATATATAAAAGCTTTACGATATTTTCATTTCtaagtattttattttcatatattcctattataaaaataaatcgagatataaatgaagatgactataaatatgttatagCAGAGTATAAAAAGtttgaaaatgaaaacaTAGGTATTGATAATTTTAATGGTAATAATGATAACAATTTATTGCTCGGAttggaaaatattattatgaacCATTCGAAAAAACATTTAACTGATcaagaaataaaattactAATAAAGGAAAGAAAAGAATTTGTCgattatttatgttattgGGTCTATgaattttttgataaaatattatattttataaaatatacacaaAATGAACAACCAAAAGgcaataaaaaacaaaatagtGAAAGTAAAGAAGAAAAGCTCGAAAATGATTTACATAGTGGATTAAAGACTACTatcatttctttatttattcgTTTAGATCATGATATTGCTTATGAATTATGTCTTCAATTTTTGAATAACATCGATCAAGAAAATTCCAAAGCTTTATCTATGATTCCTTATGCAATAggtatgataaaaaataggAAAATTTTTGATACAGTTTTTAatgcattttataaaatgGTAATTACAAAAAAGCAAAAGAAAGTAACTGGTGTATCGAATTGTACTGATAATgaaaaaacgaaaaatatgaaagaaGGAAATTGCGATCATAATATTACCATTGTCTATTCTAGGAATGAATATTCAAATGATGACACAGTCAAGTGTTATCTACATTTTTTAGCAAATTTTATTCGAAGAGCAAATAAAGGTTTTGTAAATGAGGAAGAAATTTATAAACtaattgaaatatatatattagaaaaaaacaattcagtatttaaatatgtatgtaaaattatatacagaTTTTTAgagtataaatttaattttaccGTTAAAAATTATTCCAATTTTGAAATTAATGAAATAATAGATGAACGAGATAAAATTGCAAGTCTTGCTTCTTGGTGTGTTCCATGGCATAAGAATGTTTTTATGGGAAAACAAAATAACGAGAAAAATACAACAAATACAAAGCTAGCTGAAGATATAGCATATAACAATTTAGCTTTAAAGGGAAAAGACAAACAAGATATTGAATCATTGATAAAATGGAATATACCATCAATTGAAGATGTCAAAGCgggaaaaaaattaatatttttaattttagatTATATAATCgatttattattacagtATAATATTCCTATTAATACACCTAACCttgttaaatatatagaagaaagaaaattaaaaaataataagtttgAATGGAAATTTACATtagattatttaaatattatatcacgaatatataaattaattaaagcAATTGTTAAAGCAGTAAGCACTTTATATCCAGATGAAAGATACaattatgataaattattaacaaaatgTCATATTATTGATACAAAACTTTtcttctatatttatatatacatatcagaaattattataatattatctGTTCATGTATTAAAATTACCTGAACAAGTACTAGAAATTTCGTCTTATGTcaattatagtaataataaaggAGGAAGTAAAAGTTGTATAAAAAGCGACGTTAATAACTGCAATAAACATGATGGAAGTAAAAAATCAATTGATATTGAAGAGAAAGAGAATAAGAACAAATTACGAGAAGAGTTTTTTTCAAATGTAATAAACAACAGagaaaaagatataaaagCAGATGCAAAAATGCAAAGAAAACTTATTAagattatacattttatattattaaagacAAATGATGGTGATAATGCAAATTcatataatgaatatataaatagtgttttatcatttacatataatatatatccatttagttttaattatgatataattaaaagccaatatgttaataatatattttatttatttaatgaaagaTTAAAacaaaggaaaaaaaattattcttTCACTGGATTTCGGGAACAATtatgtaatattttattttttataaatctaTCAATATATTCTCAAGTTAGAACATATGCTCAAAATACTATTAAAACAATTTTACCcacatttaaaattattaaagtgccatttttaaatatatgttatttttatttgaaaaattatgttattttatatactaaCATTAAAGGAACACAAAAAGAGACATGTGGTCAGAACAACGATTTAAATGAAAAGGATAGTATTATTGAAATTGGACAAATTAACAGTGATGAAATTGATAATGGATCAAATAAAGATGACTCTAGTACTAATATAAATAGATTACAAACCTTAAAGAGCTTcaatgatttaaataattctgattattttgaaaataaatgtattagTTGCTTTAATTCCATCATAATAACTATAAGTAATAACTCAGGattgattaaaaaaattagtgCAGATATgagtttattaaaaaaatatataaaagttattattaatatattaagattagaaattgaaaaagaagatataaaattaaaatgtatgaaatttatttactcaattattaataatagattTATAAAAGAAGAGGGGATACttcaaaaaagaaaaaaaaattctaacGCAAGCTCTACCAGTACTACCAAACACAAATCGAAAGATCAACTATTTTTGTTTCtgaaaaaacaaattgaGCATGAAAAcaataatgtatatacacaCATCGTTATACTTTCCTTCTTTATTTGCTTTAATGATTTtgcaataaaaaattatctccaattttattttaattatttgcTTGAAAATCTttccataaaaaaaaacgtcAATGTTTATAATCTTGCCTTTTTCGGATTTGTAAAGTTGCTAAGAAGTGTTACTATTCTTATTAATGCTGGCATGTCTATCCAAAACGTTGCCAATCCAGTTAACGAGAATGAATTAGACTCTGTAACAaacaaaaatgaatttttattCCCTGAATTTATTAGCTCAACTTTcaaaaatgaagatatttATCACAATTTTGTCGAAATCTGCATATATAAGAATttaaaaagcaaaaaaaaaaacaatagtATAAAttcaattattataaatttgtcCAAAGTTCAAAAATCTTTTAAAGGGTTTTCTCAAATTAATGAATCACACTTAAAGGATTTTTATtcgtattatatatttttcaagtttttagtaaaattacaaaatagTTACAATGGTATAATTGAAAATAACACAAATGAAATAAACAATACGGATAATGTTACTACTTCCTCTAAAGTATCAAACTGtgatgataatattaattatattggTAAAATAATCcctattttaaaaaaacttCAGATGGATGAGCATGTagataatgaatataaatctACATTAATTTCTCTAATATGCCCTTTATTATTAGCTTTACGAAAATTCAAAAATGAAAAGGAAAGATGCAAAATAATTACCGATTTGGTAACATTAATGGAAAGTGAAATAAGTATTGTGAATATGGaagtatttaatttttggctatattattttcatttattatttataaatataaaaaaaaaatatataaatatatatgaaaaattatttgatttttgcTTAAATTTTCACTTTAAAGATGCTTCGAGTTTAGtcgtaaaaaaaaaagcacaGCTTCTAAATATTATGATAACATATagtatacataaaaataatcatttaatagataaacatataataaattatttaaaattgataaataatgataatataacaaCAAGACAGATAATAGGAGATTTATTAACATGTATTTTATATGTgttatatgataataaatattataaacatttaaaaaatatatattataatatattattatatttatataatttatcaaataatGTTGTTAACTATTTGCAAACTgaacaaaatatacataaacaatctatacacatatatacattagAAACCTTGGCATATTTaacaataaatttatttacaaataaatgtatgtatgttattaataatataagtatccaatttttaaaaatgttcaTTTTGTCCTCTTATCTCattgataattttataaacgGATTGGCAAATAAAGCAATTAACTGCCTTTTATGTCcctcattatatttatttagacCCATTGAATCAGACCTTTGTAacatgaataaaataaactgTGATAACAGCATTTTagaaaatgaacaaaataattacTTTAACTGGgaaattttatacaaaatgaatgaaaatgaggataaaaaagaagaggattttaataaattattagaagcgaaaaaagaaaattttgataaatatatgGCAGAAGAAACCAACACACTATTGGTAAATAGTTtagtttttttaattaataaaaaggaTTGGAAAGTTCGAAATTCAACACTACAATTTTGTTTCTATTTTTACTCAtattattgcatatattattataacaaaaaagaaagtgcaattttattaaatatttttatatcaatGTTAAATGATAGTTATGTTGAAATTCAGAATATATCACGTCAAATATTATCCTCAGTGTTTTGTTATTATGATAACaaaatattagaaaaaatttcacaattttttttaaatataacaaaagaacatcaaaaaaatattcaaaattcttcacatgataataatatagataaaaatattacaaaaattatagacaaaaaaaaaaatatagctaTATATGCACTTATCAGTATTGTCAATTCATTTCCAAATTTTGTTCCAAATTGGCTCCCAAATATTTTAATCACTGTAGCAAGAATGTCAAACACAGCTACCcatgttataaaaaaagaaattgaaaaatGTATCCAAAATTTCTTGAGGACACATAAGGATGAATGggaatataaatacaaaacGATTTTCACAGAGGATCAACTTAATATTCTTGATATGTATAGAGGAGGCTTGAATTATTTCACATGA